The following coding sequences lie in one Candidatus Methanomethylophilaceae archaeon genomic window:
- a CDS encoding chromosome segregation protein ScpA, with protein sequence MPTDIEDIRQHLLFHRSIAEDEETYNKIGGYMDILSSAEAGERLANPVDEAIRSAFSLVLDSGMDPWAIDLSEFARMYSEKVREDDFDMIIAGKLLLMAWKVLRLQSDSTRERSEPPPEPEIEEFFDDQSDDYVPLEVPDVVFKPTFVKEPVRPVTMVELIDAFEDARKEAEIARERERVREALRSKEPKKKFDNKAHEEDDERTVEAVWERILGLGREELGLEDLLGDDLGINLSVFVSLLHLVRNGFIDVWQDGYPSGAIHVRILPEKDRPAEGREEALS encoded by the coding sequence ATGCCGACCGACATCGAGGACATAAGGCAGCATCTTCTTTTCCACAGGTCCATCGCCGAGGACGAGGAGACCTACAACAAGATCGGAGGGTACATGGACATCCTTTCCAGCGCCGAGGCCGGGGAGAGGCTGGCAAACCCTGTGGACGAGGCGATACGCTCGGCATTCAGCTTGGTTCTGGACAGCGGGATGGACCCCTGGGCGATAGACCTCTCGGAGTTCGCCAGGATGTACTCCGAGAAGGTCAGAGAGGACGATTTCGACATGATCATCGCAGGGAAGCTCCTGCTGATGGCATGGAAAGTGCTCAGGCTGCAGTCCGATTCCACCCGCGAGAGGTCGGAGCCGCCGCCAGAGCCCGAGATAGAGGAGTTCTTCGACGACCAATCCGACGATTACGTCCCGCTCGAAGTCCCGGACGTCGTCTTCAAACCTACGTTCGTGAAGGAGCCGGTACGTCCGGTCACCATGGTCGAGCTCATAGACGCTTTCGAGGACGCAAGGAAGGAAGCCGAGATCGCCAGGGAGAGGGAGCGCGTCCGCGAGGCTCTGAGGTCCAAGGAGCCGAAGAAGAAGTTCGACAACAAAGCCCACGAGGAGGACGACGAGAGGACCGTCGAAGCCGTCTGGGAGAGGATACTCGGCCTCGGCAGGGAAGAGCTGGGCCTGGAGGATCTGCTCGGCGACGATCTCGGCATCAACCTCTCGGTCTTCGTGTCGCTTCTGCATCTGGTAAGGAACGGTTTCATAGACGTCTGGCAGGATGGGTATCCGTCCGGAGCCATACACGTCAGGATATTGCCCGAAAAGGACAGGCCCGCGGAAGGGCGGGAGGAAGCGCTATCATGA